The proteins below come from a single Chryseobacterium sp. MA9 genomic window:
- a CDS encoding OmpA family protein, with product MAKGVKKIKVVSGLYYPKMSVLGQRVTIKPDQWVQFGVDDWLPGTTDADKKKPLIWMRQNSSRKIIINQVSSAGGYKFLIDKQYCGSYHFYIEASLSGVRDTKNNTGLYVKGWCDPKIVSSKWSTQKNSKSIKNNKKIEYISYGHIVHLNLMTEGLNGNTVSIELWNQQSAKKDKLVHTYNNVEVIDGEINLKIENTFAWMAYVDNIQNVEEFYVKVKDTASKQYIKDKLGDDLHGIYLNVKNKIITTNTNGAQNQTPTKVYKPDANSVRLEPCKFEVIKITESEIKDGKANNTIATVFKNGDGVKQIKSAALQEHIQRTIFYKFDSTVIDKDGVAVLNNVLKFLLEHKDATMNLSGYACVIGKENYNKGLSQRRADVVKKFFADGGLDPRRIISVGKGEVDPTDDKMGRDNIKYKNEKDYENNRRVDISFVFNAHDAQTIHYAVVAPTSATKKELIIDVTGFDTNSCFRDTKNKHKKEIYIVDVGQAIDKGDTKKSFQTPSFPYEVYSPLDRYNFGGGVGFDAQSMTLMQYIWPASTSPNQFHMHVHTCRYYSNEKRTTVLIKAYPDIKWRFAFFINLSNSLSIKWQKMTPDKHKELRSKALSLANEEKGKYTDVEFGVELKASYDKQKDGSYHSKPELTLKYKDKISKLFSIISSVKKMSQGITSQTKGVVSKGVGRKLPFEIKLNAPALYFGAEWEADVNEAHSDIGTKLMLFIEAKPLVELAIVFDLLALIVQAGVAVATAGTGNVLALEIFNMVREWASKGYETEHVVINFKMYIDLEVKGKVDGVIDGSFSTVKGDKEVNFDLSSNITVELKSGLELKGMFVVIGTTKKPELEGHIEGKLTAGATMGITSGHKLKYDSTAGIYYIPSLSIDPCVGTVVVMVKAGFTYKKVSSDWTPVNYNRTRTFFDGFNIMKYLAELAGYDNKILLWEKKKN from the coding sequence ATGGCAAAAGGCGTAAAGAAAATAAAAGTTGTAAGTGGGCTTTATTACCCTAAAATGTCTGTATTGGGGCAAAGGGTTACGATAAAGCCTGATCAGTGGGTGCAGTTTGGTGTTGATGATTGGCTGCCGGGCACTACAGATGCAGACAAAAAGAAACCTCTTATCTGGATGAGGCAGAACAGCAGCAGAAAAATTATTATCAATCAGGTATCCTCCGCAGGCGGGTACAAATTTTTAATAGATAAACAATACTGTGGAAGCTATCATTTTTATATCGAAGCAAGTCTTTCAGGAGTAAGAGATACTAAGAATAATACAGGATTATATGTGAAAGGCTGGTGCGATCCCAAAATTGTAAGCAGTAAGTGGTCCACACAAAAAAACAGCAAAAGCATAAAAAACAATAAAAAGATAGAGTATATTTCCTACGGACATATTGTTCACCTGAACCTGATGACAGAAGGTCTGAATGGAAATACAGTCAGTATTGAACTATGGAACCAGCAGTCTGCAAAAAAAGATAAACTGGTGCATACATACAACAATGTAGAAGTAATTGACGGAGAAATAAATCTGAAAATAGAAAATACTTTTGCCTGGATGGCATATGTAGACAACATTCAGAACGTAGAAGAATTCTATGTTAAAGTAAAAGATACAGCATCAAAACAATACATCAAAGATAAGCTGGGTGATGATCTTCATGGCATCTATCTGAATGTAAAAAATAAAATAATTACTACCAATACCAACGGAGCCCAGAATCAGACACCTACCAAAGTATATAAGCCGGATGCAAATTCTGTAAGGCTTGAGCCGTGTAAATTTGAAGTCATCAAAATCACAGAAAGTGAAATAAAAGATGGCAAAGCCAACAATACAATAGCTACAGTCTTTAAAAACGGAGACGGTGTAAAACAGATAAAATCCGCTGCATTACAGGAGCATATTCAGAGAACTATCTTTTACAAATTTGATTCAACAGTAATTGATAAAGATGGAGTAGCAGTACTGAATAATGTACTCAAGTTCCTTCTCGAGCACAAAGATGCCACCATGAATCTCAGTGGTTATGCCTGTGTTATAGGAAAAGAAAATTATAACAAAGGACTTTCGCAAAGAAGGGCGGATGTTGTCAAAAAATTCTTTGCAGACGGTGGATTAGATCCCAGAAGAATTATCTCTGTAGGAAAAGGAGAAGTAGATCCTACTGATGATAAAATGGGAAGAGATAATATTAAATATAAAAATGAGAAGGACTATGAAAACAACCGAAGAGTAGACATCTCATTCGTATTCAATGCTCATGATGCCCAGACCATCCACTATGCTGTTGTAGCTCCTACATCAGCTACAAAAAAAGAACTTATTATTGATGTTACAGGCTTTGATACCAACAGCTGTTTCAGAGACACCAAAAACAAACATAAAAAAGAAATTTATATTGTAGACGTAGGGCAGGCAATAGATAAAGGAGATACAAAGAAAAGCTTTCAAACACCATCATTCCCTTATGAAGTGTATTCTCCGCTGGACAGATATAATTTTGGAGGAGGAGTTGGATTTGATGCCCAATCCATGACCCTCATGCAATATATATGGCCTGCATCTACCAGTCCCAATCAGTTTCATATGCATGTACACACTTGCAGATATTACAGCAATGAGAAAAGAACTACTGTATTAATAAAAGCATATCCGGATATAAAATGGAGATTTGCCTTTTTTATCAACCTGAGCAACAGCTTAAGTATAAAATGGCAGAAAATGACTCCTGACAAGCATAAAGAACTTAGAAGCAAAGCATTGAGTCTTGCCAATGAAGAAAAAGGAAAATACACAGATGTAGAATTTGGAGTAGAGCTTAAAGCCTCTTATGACAAACAGAAAGATGGAAGCTACCACAGTAAACCGGAGCTTACCCTGAAATATAAAGATAAGATCAGTAAACTTTTCTCCATTATTTCTTCCGTTAAAAAAATGTCTCAGGGGATAACATCACAAACAAAGGGTGTGGTATCCAAAGGAGTAGGAAGAAAGTTACCATTTGAAATTAAATTAAATGCTCCCGCATTATATTTTGGAGCAGAATGGGAAGCAGATGTGAATGAAGCACATTCTGACATAGGAACCAAGCTGATGCTTTTCATTGAGGCTAAACCATTGGTTGAGCTCGCTATTGTTTTTGACCTTCTTGCTTTAATTGTTCAGGCAGGGGTTGCGGTAGCTACAGCCGGAACAGGAAATGTTCTTGCTCTTGAAATCTTCAATATGGTCAGAGAATGGGCCAGCAAAGGATATGAAACAGAACATGTAGTCATCAACTTTAAAATGTACATTGATCTTGAAGTAAAAGGAAAAGTAGACGGTGTAATAGACGGTTCATTCAGTACCGTTAAAGGTGATAAGGAAGTTAATTTTGATCTAAGCTCAAACATCACAGTCGAATTAAAATCAGGACTTGAATTAAAGGGAATGTTTGTTGTTATCGGAACAACAAAAAAACCAGAGCTGGAAGGACATATTGAAGGAAAATTAACAGCAGGAGCTACTATGGGCATTACTTCAGGTCATAAATTAAAATATGATTCTACCGCAGGAATTTATTATATCCCGAGTTTAAGTATAGACCCATGTGTGGGAACTGTAGTAGTAATGGTAAAAGCCGGATTTACCTATAAAAAAGTAAGCTCAGACTGGACTCCGGTGAATTACAACAGAACCCGTACATTTTTTGACGGATTTAATATCATGAAATATTTAGCAGAATTAGCAGGCTATGACAATAAAATATTACTTTGGGAAAAAAAGAAAAATTAA
- a CDS encoding DUF4280 domain-containing protein, with the protein MAEKHIVVQGAMCKCQFGQAPDKLKVLTHQKEYANDKSASKKLIVTTKEIGAATFEKNTFGNCTKMGVPPPPCKIMVTEWQKFYDKVQLSNGGYIIVEDSKAVCAVAGTPCIEIIDHGQRAEASQQNFKNADKDVQQQINPLVDSEEMYNEQPSGGGQDGAI; encoded by the coding sequence ATGGCAGAAAAACATATTGTAGTACAGGGCGCCATGTGCAAATGCCAGTTCGGGCAGGCTCCGGACAAGCTGAAAGTACTTACACACCAAAAAGAATATGCCAATGATAAAAGCGCTTCCAAAAAACTGATCGTTACTACAAAAGAAATAGGAGCAGCTACATTTGAAAAAAACACATTCGGAAACTGTACCAAAATGGGAGTTCCGCCGCCACCTTGCAAGATCATGGTTACAGAATGGCAGAAGTTTTATGATAAAGTGCAGCTCAGCAATGGCGGATATATCATTGTAGAAGACAGCAAAGCCGTATGTGCTGTTGCCGGAACTCCATGCATTGAGATTATAGATCACGGGCAGAGAGCAGAAGCCAGCCAGCAGAATTTTAAAAATGCAGATAAAGACGTTCAGCAGCAGATCAATCCGTTGGTGGATTCCGAGGAAATGTATAACGAACAGCCTTCGGGAGGAGGTCAGGATGGTGCAATCTAA
- a CDS encoding DUF2235 domain-containing protein → MHNNQFGSYTPSVSKEEVLDITIGIFFDGTLNNKTNTDERKKGTEAHKKHGGKAEDNTSYNNDWSNVARMWDNYDKNFGIYIEGIGTQDKEGDATLGYAFGTGETGIRSKVRKGCEEIVKKVKTIKAEKKADKIAVLTFDVFGFSRGAAAARNFVYEIGKSKYKATSRTVANEAVSVTTYSDDDGKGVASEELPKWGHLGLKLEEAGLKVDVLKVRFLGIYDTVSSYSKYLSPVPNFSNDVEELSLNEIGKAQTVVHFIAENEHRENFDLTRVHIGTEKTFPGVHCDVGGAYENGEETWEEVETSWTTSTKLKALKTELETEGWYEKDQLTITPGFYLSLRGSRYLVKTFSYIPLHFMAEYGIDKNLPITIKKLTDDKYSIMDDQFLIGIKDRLRTYVMGDGKPYSFRHYKELRDAYGGNEIPENRQAAYQKEVKEQDDLRFLRLHYLHWSARREKIGMDPRPNRTRVIH, encoded by the coding sequence ATGCACAACAATCAATTTGGAAGTTATACACCATCTGTATCCAAAGAGGAAGTACTGGATATTACCATTGGGATTTTTTTTGACGGAACCCTGAATAATAAAACCAATACAGACGAAAGAAAAAAAGGAACGGAGGCTCATAAAAAACATGGCGGAAAAGCTGAAGACAATACCAGTTACAACAATGACTGGAGTAATGTAGCCCGTATGTGGGATAATTATGATAAAAACTTCGGTATTTATATAGAAGGTATCGGTACACAGGATAAAGAAGGAGATGCTACGTTGGGATATGCTTTCGGAACAGGAGAAACCGGGATCAGGTCTAAGGTGAGAAAAGGCTGTGAAGAAATCGTAAAAAAGGTGAAGACCATTAAAGCAGAAAAGAAAGCTGATAAAATTGCTGTTCTTACTTTCGATGTATTCGGATTTAGCCGTGGAGCAGCTGCTGCCCGTAACTTTGTATACGAAATTGGAAAATCAAAATATAAAGCCACTTCACGCACAGTTGCCAATGAAGCTGTTTCGGTGACTACCTATTCAGATGATGACGGAAAAGGTGTTGCCTCGGAAGAACTTCCAAAATGGGGACATCTTGGCCTTAAACTCGAAGAAGCAGGATTAAAGGTGGATGTTTTGAAAGTAAGGTTTCTGGGAATTTACGATACCGTTTCTTCCTATTCAAAATACCTGTCGCCAGTACCCAACTTCAGCAATGATGTAGAAGAATTAAGCTTGAATGAAATTGGAAAAGCTCAGACAGTAGTTCACTTTATCGCAGAAAACGAGCACAGAGAAAACTTTGACCTGACAAGAGTACACATCGGAACTGAAAAAACATTCCCAGGTGTACACTGCGACGTAGGCGGAGCCTATGAAAATGGGGAGGAAACATGGGAAGAAGTTGAAACATCATGGACCACCAGTACCAAATTAAAGGCATTAAAAACAGAGCTTGAAACAGAAGGATGGTATGAAAAAGACCAGCTTACCATTACTCCCGGATTTTATCTTTCATTAAGAGGATCGCGCTATCTGGTGAAGACTTTCAGCTATATTCCTTTACATTTTATGGCAGAATACGGGATTGATAAAAATCTTCCTATTACCATAAAAAAACTGACAGACGATAAATATTCCATTATGGATGATCAATTTTTAATAGGAATAAAAGATCGTCTCAGAACTTACGTAATGGGAGATGGCAAACCTTATTCTTTCAGACATTATAAAGAGCTGAGGGATGCTTATGGAGGAAACGAAATTCCGGAAAACCGTCAGGCAGCTTATCAGAAAGAAGTAAAAGAACAGGATGATTTAAGATTCCTTCGTCTTCATTACCTTCACTGGTCAGCAAGAAGAGAAAAAATCGGGATGGATCCGAGACCAAACAGAACAAGAGTTATCCATTAG
- a CDS encoding DUF2931 family protein, which yields MEEKYSWLGTVSAPQEYPMEVYEGAIVADGFTYSFDAIWGTQNTGWGKEGGTMNVNTERMDAPHELEFTWYSLVENKFYTGKWNLDKEKIKRLFDEGFIDQDTKKKSTYSSFVVGLAPQGRVVLWMKGAGNQKEVGAFQAHDTIITKEKAYDNAQYMLKEGFADRMLKDPSYKTFKPEVREKIEKEGYPAADIYNVYREKYNWKPSVILPEGATWIDFGFTNYNGEQENLFDQSLKDNTYKSRAVPGFCGFYWKDKNNNRYAVWIDSFDDKEIFDLFQKLGKDKNIDLTIKVNEDNTKVSVSLESEKEKLAVTKAKIRVSRKIE from the coding sequence ATGGAAGAAAAATACAGTTGGCTGGGAACCGTTTCTGCCCCACAGGAATATCCGATGGAAGTGTATGAAGGAGCTATTGTTGCTGATGGTTTTACTTACAGCTTTGATGCCATTTGGGGAACACAGAATACAGGATGGGGAAAAGAAGGTGGAACTATGAACGTAAACACCGAAAGAATGGATGCTCCCCATGAGCTGGAATTCACATGGTACTCTCTGGTAGAAAATAAATTCTACACCGGAAAATGGAATCTGGATAAAGAAAAGATAAAACGCCTTTTTGATGAAGGATTTATAGATCAGGATACGAAAAAGAAATCTACCTACAGCTCATTTGTCGTAGGATTGGCTCCGCAGGGAAGAGTAGTGCTTTGGATGAAAGGAGCAGGAAATCAGAAAGAAGTAGGTGCTTTTCAGGCCCATGATACCATTATTACCAAAGAAAAAGCATACGATAACGCACAGTATATGCTGAAAGAAGGATTTGCAGACAGAATGCTGAAAGATCCCTCTTATAAGACATTCAAACCGGAAGTTCGGGAGAAAATTGAAAAAGAAGGATATCCTGCAGCTGATATTTATAACGTATACAGAGAAAAATATAACTGGAAACCTTCAGTGATTCTTCCGGAAGGTGCAACATGGATAGATTTCGGTTTTACCAATTATAATGGAGAACAGGAAAATCTTTTTGATCAGAGTTTGAAAGATAATACCTACAAAAGCAGAGCTGTTCCGGGATTCTGTGGTTTTTACTGGAAAGATAAAAATAATAACAGATATGCGGTATGGATAGACTCTTTTGATGACAAAGAAATATTTGATCTGTTTCAAAAATTAGGTAAGGATAAAAACATTGATCTTACCATTAAAGTCAATGAAGACAATACTAAAGTTTCAGTGTCCTTAGAATCTGAAAAAGAAAAACTGGCAGTTACCAAAGCAAAAATCAGGGTATCCCGAAAGATAGAATGA
- a CDS encoding type VI secretion system Vgr family protein, whose product MSNTPGKSQATSFRPTQNADGISENHHTGINRLVKLSLVIEGKIIKYYKHFKLKQSTRRHHEFTLTLAHDTLGDRQTHSLEEANKFLGKRLTAVISYKDIDNSPERTFVGVITGVGFSQEQMSLGNIVLTGYSPTILLDGAPHIQSFGGAQSVNVGIIAEEVIKQGIDKSRFDIRVDANNFSQIIYSSQYDETHYNYLARMAEAYGEQFYYDGEVLHFGKLPAQNKPITLTYGSSANDIKVELKAVHTKPQFYGYNSNKNERLTSGSTPIKHVSDLAKTAYSHNESIYKTPSLQIAPIKAATHLDVEYSQKSASGSEAVNVFSISGNTTVPFLHPGCVADVQMRKQDSNETSYFTRIMITEAEHEIDTIGHYNGSFIGIAADTGFLPKPEYTLPKAEPQTATVISNTDPEGQGRIQVRFDWQTNDTTHFIRMMSPDAGGTDQITQNRGYVAIPEVGDQVMVNFVHSHPDRPFVMGGMFHGGIALGGGVNNHLKSIQTRSGIRILMNDEEGSVTILDPSGNTYFMDGQGNISMKAPKNFTLNAGDNINITAGKEISIGAGASITSTANDNIISIAGKDMKLTASGDITETSDTRTEMIEKEFKRQSETSNEIAGEISMFSELENMTMQSGKIVEFNSAEKSKLF is encoded by the coding sequence ATGTCAAATACACCCGGAAAATCACAAGCGACGTCTTTTCGTCCTACGCAGAATGCAGATGGTATTTCCGAAAACCATCATACAGGTATCAACCGTCTGGTAAAACTTTCTCTTGTCATAGAAGGGAAAATTATCAAGTACTATAAGCATTTTAAGCTTAAACAAAGCACCAGACGACACCACGAATTTACGCTGACACTGGCACATGATACCCTGGGAGACAGACAGACCCATTCATTGGAAGAGGCCAATAAGTTTCTTGGAAAACGTCTTACAGCTGTTATTTCCTATAAAGATATAGACAACAGCCCCGAAAGAACCTTTGTAGGAGTAATTACCGGAGTAGGATTCAGCCAGGAACAAATGAGCTTAGGAAATATTGTTCTTACCGGATACAGCCCTACCATTCTCCTTGACGGAGCGCCACATATCCAGAGTTTTGGAGGTGCGCAGTCTGTAAATGTAGGAATCATTGCAGAAGAAGTGATCAAACAGGGAATTGACAAAAGCCGTTTTGATATCAGGGTAGATGCTAATAACTTTTCCCAGATCATCTACAGCAGCCAGTATGATGAAACCCATTACAACTATCTGGCAAGAATGGCTGAAGCTTATGGTGAACAGTTCTACTATGACGGTGAAGTCTTACACTTCGGAAAACTTCCTGCTCAGAATAAACCAATAACCCTTACTTACGGAAGCAGCGCCAATGATATAAAAGTGGAATTGAAAGCTGTACATACCAAGCCGCAGTTCTACGGTTACAACAGTAATAAAAATGAAAGACTGACTTCCGGTTCAACACCGATCAAACATGTGAGTGATCTGGCAAAAACAGCATACAGCCATAACGAATCTATTTATAAAACTCCGTCTTTACAGATAGCTCCCATCAAAGCTGCCACACATCTTGACGTTGAATATTCTCAGAAAAGTGCATCTGGAAGCGAAGCTGTTAACGTTTTTTCCATTTCAGGAAATACAACAGTTCCTTTCCTGCATCCAGGTTGTGTAGCAGATGTGCAGATGCGTAAACAGGATTCTAATGAAACCTCCTATTTTACCAGAATAATGATTACAGAAGCAGAACATGAAATTGACACAATAGGTCATTACAATGGAAGCTTCATAGGAATAGCTGCAGACACAGGCTTTCTTCCAAAACCGGAATATACCCTTCCAAAAGCTGAACCACAGACTGCAACGGTAATTTCCAATACAGATCCCGAAGGACAGGGAAGAATACAGGTAAGATTTGACTGGCAGACCAATGATACCACTCACTTTATCCGTATGATGAGCCCTGATGCAGGAGGAACAGATCAGATTACCCAAAACCGTGGGTATGTAGCCATTCCTGAAGTGGGAGATCAGGTAATGGTCAATTTTGTTCACAGCCATCCGGACAGGCCCTTCGTAATGGGAGGAATGTTCCATGGAGGAATTGCTTTAGGAGGTGGTGTAAACAATCACCTGAAATCCATACAAACAAGAAGCGGGATCAGAATTTTAATGAATGATGAAGAAGGAAGCGTAACGATTCTTGATCCAAGTGGAAATACTTATTTCATGGACGGACAGGGCAATATCAGTATGAAAGCACCTAAAAACTTTACTTTAAATGCAGGTGACAATATCAATATCACCGCAGGAAAAGAAATTTCAATAGGAGCAGGGGCAAGTATTACCAGTACAGCGAATGATAATATTATTTCTATTGCAGGAAAAGACATGAAACTTACGGCTTCAGGAGATATTACAGAAACTTCGGATACCAGAACGGAAATGATTGAAAAAGAATTCAAAAGACAATCTGAAACATCCAACGAGATAGCAGGTGAAATTTCTATGTTCAGCGAACTTGAAAATATGACCATGCAGAGTGGAAAGATTGTAGAATTCAACAGTGCTGAAAAATCAAAACTTTTCTAA
- the tssD gene encoding type VI secretion system tube protein TssD gives MAGNSRGILKFNGGEGQKLLKLNYSVSRSTDISGRVASDPSNALIKVTIEATEKSDVLESLLNSKYKPTNGEINFNKSHEEGTLISLKWENGYVIQHEVDFDAVDSNNMLISFVVSAESITYGNSSYDGLWPMS, from the coding sequence ATGGCAGGAAATTCAAGAGGAATCTTAAAATTCAATGGAGGAGAAGGTCAGAAGTTATTAAAGCTTAACTACAGCGTATCAAGATCTACAGACATTTCAGGACGTGTAGCATCTGATCCGTCAAACGCACTTATTAAAGTAACTATTGAAGCAACAGAAAAATCTGATGTTTTAGAAAGTTTACTGAACAGCAAATATAAACCTACAAACGGAGAAATAAACTTCAATAAATCTCACGAAGAAGGAACATTGATCTCTTTGAAGTGGGAAAACGGATATGTTATCCAGCATGAAGTAGACTTTGATGCAGTGGATAGCAACAATATGCTGATCAGCTTTGTAGTAAGCGCTGAAAGTATTACATATGGAAATTCATCTTATGACGGACTTTGGCCAATGAGCTAA
- a CDS encoding DUF2752 domain-containing protein has translation MDISDFMLTCPSKKFLGVECLGCGAQRAIILVFEGKFSEAFQMYPAVYTLLLFFLILGVSFIDKKRKYGNILMILIFVNLIIMVAGYLYKHY, from the coding sequence ATGGATATCAGTGATTTCATGCTTACCTGTCCCAGTAAAAAATTCCTGGGAGTGGAATGCTTGGGTTGCGGTGCCCAACGGGCAATCATATTGGTATTTGAAGGGAAATTTTCAGAAGCTTTTCAAATGTATCCTGCTGTATATACCTTATTGTTATTTTTTTTGATTCTTGGTGTAAGTTTTATCGATAAAAAAAGAAAATACGGGAATATTTTAATGATTTTGATTTTCGTTAATCTCATTATTATGGTAGCTGGGTATCTGTATAAGCATTATTAG
- the namA gene encoding NADPH dehydrogenase NamA gives MLYTPIKFRNVELKNRWVMSPMCMYSCENGEANDFYFVHYGSRSQGGTGLLIVEATGVEPKGRITNHCMGIWNDEQAEKLQRIVEFVHKNSESKIGIQLAHAGRKGSTWNNLQISLEEGWETVAPSPIPYHPTERIPHTLTTDEVKEQVQNFKKAAQRAVKAGFDIIEIHGAHGYLIHQFLSPLSNIRTDEYGGSFENRIRFLIEIVDAINEELDENTALFVRISGTEYAENGWDIQSSVELAKILKQHAVDLIDVSSGGNIHGAKISVFDGYQVPFSSQVRNEAEVKTGAVGLITKVEQAEEILQKGDADLIFVAREILRNPYIAVQGSFEMKEDCFFPHQYTRAKISS, from the coding sequence ATGTTATACACGCCAATAAAATTCAGAAATGTAGAATTAAAAAACAGATGGGTAATGTCTCCTATGTGTATGTATTCATGTGAAAACGGAGAAGCTAACGACTTCTATTTTGTACACTACGGAAGCAGATCGCAAGGTGGTACAGGACTATTGATTGTAGAAGCCACGGGAGTAGAACCCAAAGGAAGAATTACCAATCACTGCATGGGAATCTGGAATGATGAACAGGCAGAGAAGCTGCAGAGAATTGTAGAATTTGTACATAAGAATTCAGAAAGTAAAATAGGGATTCAACTGGCTCATGCCGGAAGAAAAGGATCAACATGGAATAACCTGCAGATTTCTCTGGAAGAAGGCTGGGAAACCGTTGCTCCAAGCCCTATTCCTTATCACCCTACAGAAAGAATTCCGCATACATTAACGACAGATGAGGTTAAGGAACAGGTTCAGAATTTTAAAAAAGCGGCCCAAAGAGCAGTGAAAGCTGGTTTTGATATTATTGAAATTCATGGAGCACACGGATATCTCATCCATCAGTTCCTGTCACCACTATCCAATATCAGGACAGACGAATACGGTGGAAGCTTTGAAAACAGAATCAGGTTTCTGATCGAAATTGTAGATGCTATTAATGAAGAACTGGATGAGAATACGGCATTATTTGTAAGGATTTCAGGAACAGAATATGCAGAAAATGGCTGGGACATTCAAAGCAGTGTTGAGCTGGCAAAAATTTTAAAACAACACGCTGTAGACCTTATTGATGTATCCAGCGGCGGAAATATTCATGGTGCAAAAATTTCGGTTTTTGATGGCTACCAGGTTCCTTTTTCATCACAGGTGAGAAATGAAGCTGAAGTGAAAACCGGAGCGGTGGGCTTAATTACCAAAGTGGAGCAGGCTGAGGAAATTCTTCAGAAAGGTGATGCAGACCTGATTTTTGTAGCAAGGGAGATTTTAAGAAATCCATATATTGCTGTTCAGGGATCTTTTGAAATGAAAGAAGACTGCTTTTTCCCACATCAGTATACCAGAGCCAAAATCTCTTCTTAG
- a CDS encoding cytidine deaminase: protein MKKDIQISYEYFKNSSELSDIENKLFERAKEARENAYAPYSQFLVGCSVLLENGEIYSGNNQENAAYPSGLCAERTTVFWVAANFPNVKIKKIFVVGGPKEFHEKNPPIPPCGACRQSLIEYETKQDENIDLYFSSMNEEVVKVHAVKDLLPFYFDSTFL, encoded by the coding sequence ATGAAAAAAGACATACAGATCAGTTACGAATATTTTAAAAATAGCAGTGAACTGAGCGATATAGAAAATAAATTATTTGAAAGAGCCAAAGAGGCTCGTGAGAATGCCTATGCACCATATTCTCAATTTTTGGTAGGATGTTCCGTATTATTGGAAAACGGAGAAATCTATTCCGGAAACAATCAGGAAAATGCAGCTTATCCGTCTGGACTATGTGCAGAAAGAACGACTGTTTTTTGGGTAGCCGCCAACTTTCCGAATGTGAAAATAAAAAAGATCTTCGTTGTGGGTGGTCCTAAAGAATTTCATGAAAAGAACCCTCCGATTCCTCCTTGTGGAGCCTGCCGCCAGAGTTTAATTGAGTATGAAACCAAACAGGATGAGAATATTGATCTTTATTTCTCAAGTATGAATGAGGAGGTTGTAAAAGTACATGCAGTGAAGGATCTGCTTCCTTTTTATTTTGATTCTACGTTTTTGTAA
- a CDS encoding barstar family protein has translation MKTVYIDFTDIGDYEDFYTQLKEKVQLPEHFGDNLDALFDTITGDLEMPLHLEFVNMTVDQLEIFEDLLTTLEDAEEEVEDFSFSYYLEQYEDEDDDVESEEE, from the coding sequence ATGAAGACAGTATATATAGATTTTACAGACATAGGTGATTATGAAGATTTTTATACCCAGTTAAAAGAAAAAGTTCAGCTTCCTGAGCATTTTGGGGATAATCTTGATGCACTTTTTGATACCATCACCGGTGATCTGGAAATGCCGCTCCATTTAGAATTCGTAAACATGACTGTAGATCAGCTTGAGATTTTTGAAGATTTGCTGACTACTCTGGAAGATGCCGAAGAAGAAGTTGAAGACTTTAGCTTTAGCTATTATCTGGAACAGTACGAAGACGAAGATGATGATGTAGAATCTGAAGAAGAGTAA